Proteins encoded together in one Terriglobus saanensis SP1PR4 window:
- the fusA gene encoding elongation factor G, which produces MARTVPLNKCRNIGIMAHIDAGKTTTTERILFYTGVNHRIGEVHEGTATMDWMEQEQERGITITSAATTCTWNGILINIIDTPGHVDFTAEVERSLRVLDGAVACFDAVAGVQPQSETVWRQADKYKVPRICFINKMDKNGGDAEYATQTIKDRLGAKAVMIQLAIGAEAKFAGVVDLVEMKAILWHDETMGAKYSVEEIPADLKDKAVEFRNILIEAVADQDDALMEKYLDGQEPTVAELKSAIRKATIGMHIFPVLCGSSFKNKGVQTLLDAVVDYLPSPLDIPPMIGHDPEDMEVEIIRKADDKEPLSALGFKIMTDPFVGQLIFIRIYSGVLKTGDSVLNPRTRKTERIGRLLKMHANKREEITEIMAGDICAAVGLKNLVTGDTICSEKDPVVLESIDFPKPVIAVAVEPKTKADQEKMGMALSKLAQEDPTFRVHTDPDSNQTIISGMGELHLEIIVDRMMREYKVEANVGKPQVAYRETIRTNSDAEGKYIRQSGGSGNYGHAKIRIEPNEPGKGYEFTNDTKGGAIPKEYVKPIDQGIQEAMQGGILAGYEMVDIKVSLYDGSYHDVDSNEMAFKIAGSMAFKEAARKAKPVLLEPVMSVEVTVPEEYMGTIIGDLNSRRGRIEGMEMVGGSQVIKANVPLSEMFGYATHMRSSTQGRANYSMQFSRYEEAPRSVSEEIIAKVQGKER; this is translated from the coding sequence GTGGCTCGCACAGTACCTCTCAATAAATGTCGCAACATTGGCATCATGGCTCACATCGACGCCGGCAAGACGACGACGACCGAGCGCATTCTTTTCTATACGGGCGTCAATCACCGTATCGGAGAGGTGCACGAGGGCACTGCCACCATGGATTGGATGGAGCAGGAGCAGGAGCGCGGCATTACGATTACCTCCGCCGCGACGACCTGCACCTGGAACGGCATCCTGATCAACATCATCGACACCCCGGGCCACGTGGACTTCACCGCTGAGGTGGAGCGTTCGCTCCGTGTGCTCGACGGTGCGGTCGCATGCTTCGACGCGGTTGCTGGTGTGCAGCCCCAGTCGGAGACGGTGTGGCGTCAGGCGGACAAGTACAAGGTTCCCCGTATCTGCTTCATCAACAAGATGGACAAGAACGGTGGCGATGCAGAGTACGCGACGCAGACGATCAAGGATCGTCTCGGCGCGAAGGCTGTCATGATCCAGCTCGCGATCGGAGCAGAGGCGAAGTTTGCCGGCGTGGTCGACCTGGTGGAGATGAAGGCCATTCTCTGGCACGACGAGACCATGGGCGCGAAGTACTCTGTGGAAGAGATTCCCGCGGACCTGAAGGACAAGGCAGTCGAGTTCCGGAACATTCTGATCGAAGCGGTTGCCGATCAGGACGATGCGCTGATGGAGAAGTATCTGGATGGCCAGGAGCCGACGGTTGCAGAGTTGAAGTCTGCGATTCGTAAGGCAACGATCGGCATGCATATCTTCCCGGTTCTCTGCGGTTCGTCTTTCAAGAACAAGGGTGTACAGACGCTGCTCGATGCAGTCGTTGACTACCTGCCGAGCCCGCTCGACATTCCTCCGATGATCGGTCACGATCCCGAGGACATGGAAGTGGAGATCATCCGCAAGGCGGACGATAAGGAGCCTCTCTCGGCTCTCGGGTTCAAGATCATGACCGATCCCTTCGTGGGTCAGCTGATCTTCATCCGTATCTACTCGGGCGTGCTGAAGACCGGAGACTCCGTTCTGAATCCGCGTACGCGTAAGACGGAGCGCATCGGTCGCCTGCTCAAGATGCATGCGAACAAGCGTGAAGAGATTACCGAGATCATGGCGGGCGATATCTGCGCAGCTGTCGGTCTCAAGAATCTGGTCACAGGTGACACCATCTGCTCTGAGAAGGATCCTGTCGTTCTCGAGTCCATCGACTTCCCGAAGCCCGTCATCGCGGTTGCGGTAGAACCGAAGACCAAGGCCGATCAGGAAAAGATGGGCATGGCTCTCTCGAAGCTGGCGCAGGAAGATCCTACCTTCCGTGTTCACACGGATCCGGATTCGAATCAGACCATCATCTCGGGCATGGGCGAGCTTCATCTCGAGATCATCGTCGACCGCATGATGCGCGAGTACAAGGTGGAAGCGAACGTTGGTAAGCCCCAGGTGGCGTACCGCGAGACGATCCGCACGAACTCCGACGCGGAAGGCAAGTACATCCGCCAGTCGGGTGGTTCTGGTAACTACGGCCACGCGAAGATTCGCATCGAGCCGAACGAGCCAGGCAAGGGTTACGAGTTCACCAACGACACCAAGGGCGGAGCGATTCCGAAGGAATACGTGAAGCCGATCGACCAGGGCATCCAGGAAGCCATGCAGGGCGGCATTCTGGCGGGCTACGAAATGGTCGATATCAAGGTCAGCCTCTACGACGGTTCGTATCACGATGTCGATTCCAACGAAATGGCGTTCAAAATCGCCGGTTCGATGGCGTTCAAGGAAGCTGCGCGCAAAGCGAAGCCGGTTCTTCTGGAGCCTGTGATGAGCGTTGAAGTGACCGTCCCCGAAGAGTACATGGGAACGATCATCGGCGATCTGAACTCGCGCCGCGGACGCATTGAAGGCATGGAGATGGTCGGAGGTTCGCAGGTGATCAAGGCGAACGTTCCGCTCAGCGAGATGTTCGGCTACGCTACCCACATGCGGTCGTCCACGCAGGGTCGCGCAAACTACTCGATGCAGTTCAGCCGCTACGAAGAAGCGCCTCGCTCGGTCTCGGAAGAGATCATCGCGAAGGTCCAGGGCAAAGAACGATAG
- the rpsG gene encoding 30S ribosomal protein S7 has product MPRKGYIAKREVSPDPVYQSTLVTKFVNSMMWGGKKSTAQGIFYESMKNLEAKGGGDDALKLFKKAVENVKPLLEVKSRRVGGANYQVPIEVNPERRTSLAIRWLVSYGRSRGEKGMVEKLTAELLDAANGRGAAMKKKEDVHRMAEANKAFAHYRW; this is encoded by the coding sequence ATGCCAAGAAAAGGTTATATCGCCAAGCGTGAGGTTTCACCGGATCCGGTGTACCAGTCGACCCTCGTGACCAAGTTTGTGAACTCGATGATGTGGGGCGGCAAGAAGTCGACCGCCCAGGGCATCTTCTACGAGAGCATGAAGAATCTCGAAGCCAAGGGTGGCGGCGACGATGCTTTGAAGCTTTTCAAGAAGGCTGTTGAGAACGTGAAGCCCCTGCTGGAAGTGAAGAGCCGCCGTGTCGGTGGTGCGAACTACCAGGTGCCGATCGAAGTGAACCCGGAGCGTCGTACGTCGCTCGCGATCCGCTGGCTGGTGAGCTACGGACGTAGCCGTGGCGAGAAGGGCATGGTCGAGAAGTTGACGGCTGAGCTTCTGGATGCTGCCAATGGCCGTGGCGCCGCGATGAAGAAGAAGGAAGACGTTCATCGTATGGCCGAAGCGAACAAGGCATTTGCTCACTACCGCTGGTAG
- the rpsL gene encoding 30S ribosomal protein S12 — translation MPTFHQLVKKGRTAPNYKTASPALQGSPQRRGVCTRVYTQTPKKPNSALRKVARVRLTNGIEVTSYIPGEGHNLQEHSIVLIRGGRVKDLPGVRYHIVRGTLDSVGVAKRLQSRSKYGAKRPKAATK, via the coding sequence GTGCCTACGTTTCATCAGCTTGTGAAGAAGGGTCGGACTGCGCCGAACTATAAGACGGCCAGCCCGGCATTGCAGGGATCGCCCCAGCGCCGTGGAGTTTGCACCCGCGTGTACACGCAGACACCGAAGAAGCCGAACTCGGCCCTCCGTAAGGTCGCACGTGTTCGCCTGACGAACGGCATTGAAGTGACCAGCTACATCCCGGGCGAAGGCCACAACCTGCAGGAGCACTCGATCGTGCTCATCCGCGGCGGCCGTGTGAAGGATCTGCCGGGCGTTCGCTATCACATCGTTCGCGGAACGCTGGATTCGGTAGGCGTTGCAAAGCGTCTGCAGAGCCGCTCCAAGTACGGTGCAAAGCGTCCTAAGGCTGCAACCAAGTAG
- a CDS encoding carboxypeptidase-like regulatory domain-containing protein: MPQISAQQIVNAVLIDAPAPQSTALPSPTPSQLIGTVTSAEGGDIAGAQIILTGPALPSYSAVTDSDGFFKLPAIAPGTYTITITATGFSPWTHAGVVVQPGKDVDLPSIQLKIATVYTSVDALSQHEVAVEQLKVEEHQRVLGVIPNFFVTFEKNPAPLSTGQKYHLAWRTAIDPVTFGFTAIAAGVEQANNTFSGFGTGPAGYGKRFGAATGDTFSATFFGGAVYPSLFHQDPRYFYKGTGTIKKRAMYAIASAVLCKSDSGKWQPNYSFIAGNFTAAGLSNAYYPASNRGAGLTLTNAALATASASIGALFEEFLLARITTKHKP; encoded by the coding sequence GTGCCGCAGATTTCAGCCCAACAGATCGTCAACGCGGTGCTTATCGATGCTCCCGCTCCTCAGTCCACCGCCCTGCCTTCCCCCACTCCCAGCCAATTGATCGGGACCGTCACCTCCGCCGAGGGAGGAGACATCGCAGGCGCGCAGATCATTCTTACCGGCCCCGCTCTGCCTTCTTACTCTGCCGTAACCGACAGTGATGGGTTCTTCAAACTCCCGGCCATTGCTCCAGGCACCTACACCATCACCATTACGGCCACGGGATTCAGCCCCTGGACCCATGCCGGCGTCGTCGTTCAACCCGGCAAAGACGTAGATCTCCCCAGCATCCAGTTGAAAATTGCCACGGTCTATACCTCGGTCGACGCTCTCTCTCAGCACGAAGTAGCCGTCGAGCAGCTTAAGGTCGAAGAACACCAGCGCGTCCTTGGCGTGATCCCCAACTTCTTCGTCACCTTCGAAAAAAATCCTGCTCCACTCTCCACCGGACAGAAGTACCATCTGGCCTGGCGCACGGCCATCGACCCGGTCACCTTCGGCTTCACCGCCATCGCTGCGGGGGTTGAACAGGCAAATAACACCTTCTCCGGCTTCGGCACCGGCCCCGCCGGGTATGGCAAGCGCTTCGGCGCGGCCACGGGAGACACTTTCAGCGCCACCTTTTTCGGTGGGGCCGTTTATCCTTCGCTCTTCCACCAAGACCCGCGCTACTTCTACAAAGGCACCGGAACCATCAAGAAGCGCGCGATGTACGCCATCGCCAGCGCCGTCCTTTGCAAAAGCGATAGCGGCAAATGGCAGCCAAACTATTCCTTCATCGCGGGTAACTTCACTGCCGCAGGCCTTTCCAACGCCTATTACCCAGCCAGTAACCGAGGAGCGGGGCTCACCCTTACCAACGCCGCACTGGCCACAGCATCGGCCTCGATCGGTGCCCTTTTCGAAGAGTTCCTCCTCGCCCGGATCACCACCAAACACAAGCCCTGA
- a CDS encoding TetR/AcrR family transcriptional regulator: MSDKAAELVDPRIRRTRLSLQQALGKLLDEREFEKISVQDIAEAAAVNRATFYDHYPDKFALLECMVGTQFQELLDQRGVVFDGTCASALRAIVLGVCDYVASRPTRCERQRQMEPHMEAAVIAVVRKMLLEGLQRHPPQGASPEMVATAVSWAIYGAAKEWLSTPARVASEEIVGTVMGLVVPMLAEPTPQVLHG; this comes from the coding sequence ATGAGCGATAAGGCTGCTGAACTCGTGGATCCACGCATCCGACGGACGCGCCTGTCGCTCCAGCAAGCGTTGGGGAAGCTGCTCGATGAGCGGGAGTTCGAGAAGATCTCCGTGCAGGACATCGCCGAAGCCGCAGCGGTGAACCGGGCCACGTTCTATGACCACTATCCAGACAAGTTCGCCTTGCTGGAGTGCATGGTCGGAACACAGTTTCAAGAGCTGTTGGACCAGCGCGGCGTGGTCTTTGACGGGACCTGCGCCAGCGCGCTCCGTGCGATTGTGCTGGGCGTCTGCGATTATGTCGCGTCAAGGCCGACCAGGTGTGAGCGGCAGAGGCAGATGGAGCCGCACATGGAAGCGGCCGTGATTGCGGTGGTGCGGAAGATGCTTCTTGAGGGATTGCAGCGGCATCCGCCGCAGGGCGCGTCACCGGAGATGGTGGCGACCGCCGTGAGCTGGGCCATCTATGGTGCGGCCAAGGAGTGGTTGAGTACGCCGGCGCGTGTGGCGTCGGAGGAGATTGTCGGGACAGTGATGGGGTTGGTGGTTCCGATGCTTGCCGAGCCGACGCCACAGGTGTTGCACGGGTAG
- a CDS encoding FMN-dependent NADH-azoreductase, with amino-acid sequence MSTLLHLDSSPLGEASISRHLSNEFVQNWKKANPNGKIIRRDTTTSAIPPVTAAYVAAIYTPADSLTSEQKQLLSLSDTLISELEEANEYVLGVPMHNFSIPSTLKLWIDQIARVNRTFSYATGTPVGLLTGKKATFLLASGGNYDAGTAMESLNHAEPYLRTIFGFLGVTEVHFVNAGGAAALNYGADRATFLAPHVESIRARF; translated from the coding sequence ATGTCCACTCTGCTTCATCTCGACTCAAGCCCCCTCGGCGAGGCCTCCATCTCGCGCCACCTCTCCAACGAATTCGTCCAGAACTGGAAGAAGGCAAACCCGAACGGAAAAATCATTCGCCGCGATACCACTACCTCAGCCATTCCTCCCGTCACAGCAGCCTATGTTGCAGCCATATACACGCCAGCCGACTCCCTTACATCAGAGCAGAAACAGCTCCTCTCCCTTTCGGACACCCTGATCTCCGAACTCGAAGAGGCGAACGAGTATGTCCTGGGCGTGCCCATGCACAACTTCTCCATCCCCTCTACCCTCAAACTCTGGATTGACCAGATCGCCCGCGTCAACCGCACCTTCTCCTACGCCACAGGCACTCCTGTGGGCCTCCTCACCGGCAAAAAGGCCACTTTCCTTCTCGCCTCCGGCGGAAATTACGACGCTGGCACCGCCATGGAATCCCTCAATCACGCTGAACCTTATCTCCGCACCATCTTTGGTTTCCTGGGAGTTACAGAGGTCCATTTCGTTAATGCAGGCGGAGCCGCTGCTCTGAACTACGGGGCCGACCGCGCCACCTTCCTTGCACCGCACGTCGAATCCATTCGCGCCCGTTTCTAA
- a CDS encoding VOC family protein — MIDRLDHLVLTVASISSTLDFYHRALRFEPREKDGRWSLHFGRQKINLHQQNHTFDPKAAHPTPGSADLCFIATQSLEQIMRRLAEEKISTEEGPVARTGALGPMTSIYFRDPDRNLIEISVYDKTF, encoded by the coding sequence ATGATCGACCGTCTCGACCACCTCGTTCTCACTGTTGCCAGTATCTCCTCTACGCTTGACTTCTATCATCGTGCGCTGCGCTTCGAACCGCGTGAGAAAGACGGCCGCTGGAGCCTCCACTTCGGCAGGCAAAAGATCAATCTTCACCAGCAGAACCACACCTTCGACCCTAAAGCCGCACACCCCACCCCTGGCTCCGCCGACCTCTGCTTTATCGCGACCCAGTCGTTGGAACAAATCATGCGGCGCCTGGCAGAAGAGAAGATTTCCACAGAAGAAGGTCCTGTCGCCCGGACAGGCGCGCTCGGGCCGATGACCTCCATCTACTTCCGTGACCCCGACCGCAATCTCATCGAAATCTCCGTCTACGACAAAACTTTCTGA
- a CDS encoding S9 family peptidase produces MHRHLAALLFFAGAVSAQSAPNPRIAALITDLAKTRTPQQVALSPDGKLLAWTGDSNLHLIMTAALDQDRVLSPDTASKPGNTATSACKSSHPTWSADSTQLAFLSDCDLHGAKSPQSQLWIFTPATNGVRQLTHLTGNLDEPQFSPDGKTIAFLFVSNATRSAGATDAMQPAIGVIGQDNIEVQTVKTVEVATGYVPKNNLTDLHIYEFSWSPDSSRIVYTAAPSPGENNWWVARLYAVGIDASKPEFKAKESLLEPQMLVDPNTIPGPLHGLQITLPRFSPDGKNIAFLGGLMSDFGSNGGDLYITSSEGKDTHPFTEGRKASIAWFQWVGADHVLISEHERGKVHVAILGTSGHQMPFTSQNFDGTLGSGASVLSLSVSPSTRNVAFFASSFEKAPEVYFGSPGNLHQVTHLNDTLKPSWGKSESIEYTNDGFNLQGFLLYPAHYDPAKKYGLITYVHGGPSGANASMWPTAAFGPAPFSALDYFVFLPNPRGSFGQGETFTQANRRDFGYGDLRDILAGLDLLEKKLPIDPTREGITGWSYGGYMTMFAVTQTHRFHAAVAGAGVSNWLSYYGENSIDQWMTPFFGDTVYNDPAVYAKSSPITFVKEARTPTLIVVGDRDGECPAPQSFEFWHALRAQKVPTELVVYPNEGHHFREEAHRVDVLTRALNWFNTQMPAQGPTGALAR; encoded by the coding sequence ATGCACAGACACCTTGCCGCTCTTCTTTTCTTTGCCGGTGCAGTTTCCGCCCAGAGCGCACCTAATCCACGTATCGCCGCTCTCATTACTGATCTGGCAAAGACGCGCACACCGCAGCAGGTCGCACTCTCGCCCGACGGCAAGCTCCTGGCCTGGACGGGTGACTCTAATCTGCATCTGATTATGACCGCTGCGCTCGATCAGGACCGCGTTCTCTCTCCGGACACGGCCTCGAAACCCGGCAACACTGCGACCAGCGCCTGTAAAAGCAGCCACCCTACATGGTCCGCAGATTCAACGCAGCTTGCCTTCCTGTCCGATTGTGATTTGCACGGCGCAAAATCCCCTCAGTCTCAACTCTGGATCTTCACGCCAGCCACGAATGGGGTTCGCCAGCTCACACACCTCACCGGCAATCTGGACGAACCGCAGTTCTCGCCCGACGGCAAGACCATCGCCTTCCTCTTCGTTTCGAACGCCACCCGCAGCGCAGGTGCAACCGATGCCATGCAGCCAGCCATCGGTGTCATTGGGCAGGACAACATCGAAGTGCAAACCGTCAAAACAGTAGAAGTCGCCACCGGATACGTTCCCAAAAACAATCTCACCGATCTTCATATTTACGAGTTTTCCTGGTCACCCGATTCGAGTCGAATCGTGTACACCGCAGCCCCCTCGCCCGGAGAAAATAACTGGTGGGTCGCGCGCCTTTATGCCGTAGGGATCGACGCCTCGAAGCCTGAGTTCAAGGCGAAAGAGTCTCTGCTGGAACCGCAGATGCTCGTGGACCCCAATACCATTCCCGGTCCGCTCCATGGACTGCAGATCACCCTGCCCCGCTTTTCTCCCGATGGCAAAAACATCGCCTTCCTCGGTGGCCTAATGTCCGACTTCGGTTCTAACGGCGGCGACCTCTACATCACCTCGTCCGAAGGCAAAGACACGCATCCCTTTACCGAAGGCCGCAAAGCCTCCATCGCCTGGTTCCAGTGGGTTGGCGCTGATCACGTTCTCATCAGCGAACACGAACGAGGCAAAGTCCACGTAGCCATCCTTGGTACCAGCGGGCATCAGATGCCCTTTACCTCGCAGAACTTTGATGGCACTCTCGGTTCCGGTGCCAGTGTCCTCTCGCTCTCCGTCTCACCTTCGACCCGTAACGTCGCGTTCTTCGCCAGTTCGTTTGAAAAGGCCCCGGAAGTCTACTTCGGTTCGCCCGGCAACCTACATCAGGTGACCCATCTCAACGACACACTTAAGCCATCGTGGGGCAAATCCGAATCTATCGAATACACCAACGATGGATTCAATCTGCAGGGCTTCCTTCTCTACCCCGCCCACTACGATCCGGCGAAGAAATACGGCCTCATTACCTACGTTCACGGCGGTCCCTCGGGGGCAAATGCTTCGATGTGGCCGACCGCCGCCTTTGGCCCAGCGCCCTTCTCCGCGCTGGATTATTTTGTCTTTCTCCCCAATCCCCGTGGCTCGTTTGGGCAGGGCGAGACCTTTACCCAGGCCAACCGCAGAGATTTCGGGTACGGCGATCTTCGCGACATCCTCGCAGGTCTTGACCTTCTCGAAAAGAAGCTCCCCATCGACCCCACCCGCGAGGGTATTACCGGCTGGTCTTATGGCGGATACATGACCATGTTCGCCGTGACACAGACGCATCGTTTCCACGCCGCCGTCGCAGGTGCAGGCGTTTCCAACTGGCTGAGCTACTATGGCGAAAACTCCATCGACCAATGGATGACACCGTTCTTCGGCGACACCGTCTATAACGACCCTGCGGTCTACGCCAAAAGTTCGCCGATCACCTTTGTTAAAGAGGCGCGCACCCCCACGCTCATCGTCGTCGGAGACCGCGACGGAGAGTGCCCGGCGCCCCAGTCCTTCGAGTTCTGGCATGCGCTCCGCGCACAGAAAGTGCCCACGGAACTCGTCGTTTATCCCAACGAAGGTCATCACTTTCGGGAAGAAGCGCATCGCGTCGACGTGCTCACGCGCGCCCTCAACTGGTTCAATACCCAGATGCCTGCACAGGGCCCTACAGGGGCCTTAGCCCGCTAA
- a CDS encoding DinB family protein: MLTVSPWIERSFQFESPRSMYPNLVERIRGGPARAEDAVKDVPASLLVERMGTAWSIQENIGHLVDIEPLMAGRLDDFISGVSQLRAWEETNRATWQANHNDRPIQELLDGFRDARSRLVERFDTFDDSLIERTAFHPRLKRPMRVIDLVYFIAEHDDYHLAKISAVKRHGLALQAIAQ, encoded by the coding sequence ATGTTGACAGTTTCACCCTGGATTGAGCGCAGCTTTCAATTTGAAAGCCCAAGATCGATGTACCCCAACCTCGTGGAAAGAATTCGTGGGGGCCCGGCCCGGGCGGAGGATGCCGTAAAGGATGTGCCTGCCTCCCTGCTCGTCGAACGGATGGGAACTGCCTGGTCCATTCAGGAAAATATTGGACACCTGGTGGATATTGAGCCCCTCATGGCAGGGCGGTTGGATGACTTTATCAGTGGTGTCTCACAACTTAGGGCATGGGAAGAGACCAACAGAGCTACCTGGCAAGCAAATCACAATGACAGGCCCATTCAGGAACTTTTGGATGGATTTCGTGATGCGAGATCGAGGCTGGTAGAGCGCTTCGATACTTTTGACGACTCTCTGATCGAAAGGACCGCGTTTCATCCGCGTCTCAAGCGGCCGATGCGCGTTATCGATCTCGTGTATTTCATCGCAGAGCACGACGACTATCATCTTGCAAAGATCTCGGCGGTAAAGCGACATGGGCTGGCTCTACAAGCGATTGCGCAGTAA
- a CDS encoding rhomboid family intramembrane serine protease, translated as MNSSENFSMEPARPGEPAYPTGAPVVELPARRSRFAGVKLSPATYLLLGINIAVFLWMGYRGADLRLPSLADLIRFGANNSDLVIVHGQWWRIISAMFVHVGLIHLATNMWCLWNLGLLGEPLLGFFGMISVYLLSGAAGNLLSIAWDVIWKQHGQVGAGASGAVFGIAGILIVLLSNKRLSESRGGRPGIPWMELRALRKSVIQFAGLNLAIGLASIFFDVVRIDNSAHIGGFVCGLAMGVPLLPEMTSGRVKYLERQKVAFLGFALLLSLFGYFISRL; from the coding sequence ATGAATTCTTCCGAAAACTTTTCGATGGAGCCCGCCCGTCCGGGCGAACCTGCGTATCCCACGGGTGCTCCGGTGGTGGAACTCCCTGCGCGGAGATCGCGCTTTGCAGGCGTAAAGCTTTCGCCTGCAACGTACCTGCTGCTTGGGATCAATATTGCAGTCTTTCTGTGGATGGGGTATCGCGGCGCCGATCTGCGGCTTCCTTCGCTTGCGGACCTGATTCGCTTTGGGGCGAATAACTCCGACCTGGTGATCGTGCATGGGCAGTGGTGGCGGATCATCTCCGCCATGTTTGTCCATGTTGGTCTGATTCACCTGGCGACAAACATGTGGTGCCTGTGGAACCTCGGTCTGCTGGGTGAGCCGCTCCTGGGCTTCTTTGGCATGATCAGCGTGTACCTGCTGAGCGGCGCGGCGGGAAATCTTTTGTCGATTGCGTGGGACGTGATCTGGAAGCAGCATGGGCAGGTAGGCGCCGGAGCCTCCGGCGCGGTCTTTGGCATCGCCGGGATCCTGATTGTGCTGCTGTCGAACAAGCGACTCTCCGAGAGCCGTGGCGGCCGTCCGGGCATTCCCTGGATGGAACTGAGGGCCCTGCGGAAGAGCGTGATCCAGTTTGCGGGTCTGAACCTGGCGATCGGGCTGGCGTCGATCTTCTTCGATGTGGTCCGCATCGACAACAGCGCACATATCGGCGGTTTCGTCTGTGGGTTGGCGATGGGTGTACCGCTGCTGCCGGAGATGACTTCGGGAAGAGTGAAGTACTTGGAGCGCCAGAAGGTCGCGTTTCTGGGGTTCGCGCTTCTGCTCTCGCTCTTCGGATACTTCATTTCCAGGCTCTAA
- a CDS encoding MBL fold metallo-hydrolase, translated as MMRMTVLASGSKGNSAVVSSSGTRILVDAGLSCRELMRRMAMVGENPETLDAILITHEHADHVAGLPVLARKFGIPVYFTEATHRAWVRQVTPQKRTTYAQWLEQRKAEMALRDEELVRSYAANACGAPNEAPDEHFFVPSAESMSEGSSEADKASEEHNAVKLAAAAAEDLCDEADAPAVKKSVKDNPSYLPVVEYFRAGSHLAIGDIDILPFTIPHDAADPCGFVFEAEGIRLGFATDLGYVPQNVKMALKNCDALLLESNHDLEMLRDGPYPWSVKQRVLSRVGHLSNTATAEFLTRDYDGGAAYVILAHLSESNNLPEMARLAAEQAIGDRLSLLGNKILLAQQAEPMQPLCL; from the coding sequence ATGATGCGAATGACGGTGCTGGCGTCGGGGTCGAAGGGCAACAGCGCCGTAGTGTCTTCGTCGGGGACGCGCATCCTCGTGGACGCGGGATTGAGCTGTCGCGAACTGATGCGGCGCATGGCGATGGTCGGTGAGAATCCCGAGACGCTGGACGCCATCCTGATCACCCATGAGCATGCGGATCACGTAGCCGGTCTACCGGTGCTGGCGCGCAAGTTCGGCATCCCTGTGTACTTCACCGAAGCGACGCATCGTGCGTGGGTGCGACAGGTGACGCCGCAGAAACGAACGACGTATGCGCAGTGGCTGGAACAGCGCAAGGCCGAGATGGCTCTCCGCGACGAAGAGTTGGTTCGTTCGTATGCGGCGAATGCGTGCGGAGCCCCGAATGAAGCTCCAGACGAGCATTTTTTTGTACCTTCCGCTGAGAGCATGAGCGAAGGTTCCAGCGAAGCCGACAAGGCCTCCGAAGAGCACAACGCGGTCAAGCTGGCCGCCGCAGCCGCCGAGGATCTCTGCGACGAGGCAGACGCGCCGGCGGTGAAGAAGAGCGTAAAGGACAACCCGAGCTATTTGCCCGTCGTGGAGTACTTCCGCGCGGGATCACATCTGGCGATTGGCGACATCGACATTCTCCCCTTCACCATTCCCCATGACGCGGCAGACCCCTGCGGGTTTGTCTTCGAAGCGGAGGGCATCCGCCTGGGTTTCGCGACGGATCTGGGCTATGTACCCCAGAATGTGAAGATGGCACTGAAAAACTGTGACGCGCTGCTGCTGGAGAGCAACCACGATCTCGAAATGCTGCGGGACGGGCCGTATCCGTGGAGCGTGAAACAGCGTGTCCTCTCCCGGGTGGGGCATCTTTCGAATACCGCAACGGCGGAGTTTCTGACACGAGATTATGACGGTGGAGCGGCCTATGTCATCCTGGCGCATCTTTCGGAAAGCAACAACCTTCCCGAAATGGCGCGTCTGGCGGCGGAACAGGCCATCGGCGACCGTTTGAGCCTGCTGGGGAACAAGATCCTTCTGGCACAGCAGGCAGAGCCGATGCAACCGCTCTGCCTGTAG
- a CDS encoding MaoC family dehydratase — translation MGMAAKEMYFDDFQLGQKFHSNGGVKVTAHEITEFAQKYDPQPFHLDEAAGKSTFFQGQAASGWLTAALVMRMRVETITVVGGMIGAGVEEIRWTEPVRPNDVLRTDTEVVGLRVSKSRPELGLVTIYTLVLNQNDKVVMKSTVNFLAPLKPKG, via the coding sequence ATGGGCATGGCCGCGAAAGAAATGTACTTCGACGACTTTCAACTGGGGCAGAAGTTTCATTCCAATGGAGGCGTGAAGGTTACGGCGCACGAGATTACGGAGTTCGCGCAGAAGTACGATCCCCAGCCCTTCCACCTGGACGAAGCAGCAGGAAAGAGCACGTTCTTCCAGGGACAGGCCGCGAGTGGCTGGCTGACGGCGGCCCTGGTCATGCGCATGCGCGTGGAGACCATCACGGTCGTCGGCGGCATGATCGGCGCAGGCGTGGAAGAGATCCGCTGGACGGAGCCGGTGCGTCCGAACGATGTGCTGCGGACCGACACCGAGGTCGTGGGCCTGCGTGTGTCAAAGTCGCGTCCCGAATTGGGACTGGTGACCATCTACACGCTGGTACTGAATCAGAATGACAAGGTTGTGATGAAGAGCACGGTGAACTTCCTGGCTCCCTTGAAACCCAAAGGCTAG